The Branchiostoma floridae strain S238N-H82 chromosome 12, Bfl_VNyyK, whole genome shotgun sequence genome segment TGCAACTCTCAGTCAAATGTCCGActactatatatacatatacacattatTACACTTTGTGGACAACAACGAATCGAATATCTTACCTTTAACTGTTTTGAAAACAAGTCAAAACAGGTTCGTTGGACAGCCTGCTGTGAACTCTTGTGTGTGTCACCAGCAAGCGTCGCTGCTTCTTTTATATGCGCAAACAAGTGCTGAAGGCCACCTAGTGGAAAGGCCCCGTCAACTCAAGGGGTCAAAGGGCAAATAAGTGAGGGGAGTGTTTCAGAATGGGCAGAGTGAACAACACATATCGTTCACGCTGACACTGGTAATGGAGACAACGAGACAAATGCTGAGAGGGTCGCCACAGAGGGGTTTGGTTTTCTTAGAGCTGTAATCGTACATGTAGAAAAGGCCACTTTTTTATACACTTATCTGACAATATGGTGAAGTAACAAATTGATGAACAAATCGATATCGGCTTGCATATTTGTTTTAGTCGTGATACTTTTTGTATGGTGCTACAGTTATGCACGATGCTGGGAAAGATTTGAGTACATATTTTTGTGATATGCCAAGTGGATCAAGCCAAAACTGCCCTGTTTGAACTCATAAAAAGTCATTTTTGGGCCCATTTTCCCACAAAAGCCAAAGGGAAGAAAACATTAACATAAGAAAGTACATGCCTGCAAACTAGCATGCCATACTGGATCTCCTAAAAAATGCTAGAGTTGTAAAAGTTATGAAATACAATATTAATTGTCTCAATTATACATCTCTTGATGATACACTTTTGTCTCTAATGCCCTTTCTGCAAATTTGGAtgaaattttgccaattttaCTGTTATTTATCATCTACATGGTCTGCACATCTCTTACTATGGGACTGCTGAGGAGTAGTGTTCATGTATCACTATCAGTATGTACAATGGAGAGTATTAAAAAGTGGTTCGGTTTATTACTCTTTTCCTTGACTctatatttcattcatttatttatttagccagggaCAGTGTTAAAAATGCAAGTGGGACTGTTTTCAAAGCATATACACAAACTTAACCTAGCCATATGAGGCAACAAGCCAAAAAACAAAGGCACAAATCCTTGCACAAATCAACTCAATTACATCAAAAATGAAACGTTGTCACATTGCGCCAAAATGGCAACGCACCTGAAGAtgacagtacattgtacattgcaaACCTTGGATTTATGAACGACTTACCATATGGACCATAGTAATTTTTTCGCCCAAAGtaagtccaatggtctgaaaatggacttactcgAGGAAGAACTGAAGATGCACTTACTACTTAAAAGTCTACATTCATCCTCTTTGAAGTCCAAGGTTTACGTGGGAAATTTAACAAATGAAAAAATGAATAATACAATGAAttgaatttctttatttcatgtaCATCGACCAATAGCATGTCTACATAATACACTACGTTCCATGATGCAAATGCAAATGCACATTTCTATATCTCTctttatatatttctatattcaaATATGTTTTCAAGGAACACAGTGTCACCATGAAAGATTTAATGCGTTTAAAATCCACGCATTCTGCTATATGGCTGGTTGATAGACTTTATTTTCTAATATACTAGACTATTCATCCGCCGCCGCCTTATCTCTGCAAATACCCATCATTCACCCGTACAGACGGAACCATTTTCTACAAAGGGAAATTTTGCACTTGACTTTTTCTCTCGTGGTCAGGTGGTTcctggtcaataaaaatggagAATTTCCGGTCCAAATGTCTGCCTATCGAAGCGTCTCATCAATGAACACGgaatctacaaaatgtagtagaTTGACATGGCATACAATTCtgaaacgaatgaatgaatcacATATATAAAATAACTTGAGCCACCATGCAAAAGTGAGTTTTAGGCCATCTTTCATTTCACTAGATTTGATTCTCGCTACACTGTACATGACGTGTATAAGTCCCATTGCAGTTACGCTCTTTGGTTGTCTACGGGTGGGGTAACTCCCCCTGGGACACGTGGTGTGCCCACACTGTCCAGCTGCGCCATCAGTTGATTAAAGGTGGTACTACAGTCATGGTGTCCATTCAGAATGTGTTATACCCAGTATACGTGTAAGAAAGGAGTTCTTTGCGCTGTCACTGCCAATTTGCAAGGCCCAGGTTTGATTACCGGTGTGGCAACCTGAATGTAAAAAAGGAGTAGAAACGGAAAGAAACAACtagccgacacccgggatcgaacccgggctGGCAGATCACAAACCAAGCAGCGTAACCATTACACTACAAAAGGCCGATCAGCCAATTGAGATAGTTGTTTGGCGCTACTTACAGACTGTTAACTTAGTCTAGTAATAATTACACCAGTGccatatattatacatgtacatgtactgattaAGTTGTACATGAAGTGCACATCAAACAGGATAAGACTAGTCCAGAATCCATATTATGCCCAGGGTTATTATATAAAGGGTTAATGACATGCCCTGaagtgtatatggtgtcataacgcctgatCCTTTGCTATAACTACCGAATACAACGTTTAATGAGGTTATAGGAGACTGCGGTGACTCGGTCGTTTGTTCAGTGGTACTTGTAGGAACCGGCCATGAATTATGACACCGTGTACACATAAGAAAattgggtcattaaccctaatTTGTACCCAGGAATACACTGGGCAGGGGTAGATTCTACCCTGCTAAATCGGTACAGAAGGTGAAAACTCAGGGTGAATGAGCTCAAAAGGTTCCTAGTGATTTTACTTTGCTAGAAAGAAAAGCTTGTTTGTTACACAAAAGTGTTTACTCTCCAGACATATTAGATGGATTGGTTGGTTGGCCTGAAATCAATTTGCACAAGATAAATGCACCTTTTAGTTCATTGGAAATGATCTGCAAGAGACGTGCACAGTTTATAAACTTCATATTGTGATGTATTAGTAAATTTCAATAGATCATTGTTTAAAACTTAGAACCATGTTTTTCTGCCCAAAAGTCAAATGTGGTCTGTTGGTAGGTTGTCTGTTCCTATAACCTATATGGTTAACACCAAAAAAAGTGTACTGGGCTCGGGTATGATGGTAGATTAGCAGATGGGTTGGAATTCAGTTGTGCCTATGCATTTGCACGGACCCTAAGAAATtggtacgaatattatgtgatacacacgaatcactatgcgaaaacacacgaatattatgaaaatcgTACGAAtaactatgcgaaaacgcacaaGTCTTATGAAAATCGcatgaatcactatgtgatacacATGAACCTTATGAGacccttatgagatttgcacgaaccttatgcgaaattgaGGCAgtgccggggtcacgtgacagaaggagagggattttcaagatggcggcttcgatcttCGGCGACGAAAAATACGATCTTACTTCTTagacgccgaaatgaagcaaaacagtagctcacaggctatcaaatacgtcTTCGTGGCGGTATATgcccattccatgccttgaaatataaatatcacgggtagaaatgCTCAAAATCATGTCTTTTGCCGCCGTTTGCATTAAAGGTTCGTGCAAAATTAtggcataaggttcgtgtgtatcacatagtgaATTGTGCGATTTTCATAAGatttgtgcgtttttgcataaTGATTCGTGCGATTTTCATaagattcgtgcgttttcgcatagtgatttgtgtgtatcacataacTGAGTTGGCACGAATTTCATtgggtttgtgcaaatgcttaggcacccctggaaTTATGATGTGACTAAACTGGTGGTGGTTGACTGCACCAGGTTGGCCCATTTTGACTGTAGTATGAATATTATTGAATACAACTAGTAGGTAAAAATCTGTCGGATCAAGTTAGTAATTCATTAAGAATAATAACTGAACTATTGTAACATCCTTGCTGCTCGTTAACATGTATATTGTCTCCTGTCAGGTCATTGCCATTCTGGGTGAAACTCTTTCCCACTTTGACGACGATGGTCTCATCCCTGCGTTTGGATTTGGCGATGCCTCGACTTCTGACAAGCGAGTGTTTCCCTTCAAGGAGTTCGgctgttgtgatggtttcactGATGTGTTACAGTGTTATAACCTGATCACGCCCAGAGTCAAGCTCAGTGGGCCCACAAACTTCGCTCCACTGATATATCAGGCAATAGACATAGTCAAGCAAACTAAAGCGGTAAGTTCATGTTGAGATGCTATCTTGTTGTATTGTAGAGTAAAGTCATGTAGTAATGGGATAGTGGGACCTACTAAGATAATTCACACGTGAGTGATAATTTGAGTTATAGGGCCTACTAAGATAATGTGATAACGTGTGTTAATGTGGTGAGTTATACTGCAGGGCATACAAATATAATGTGAGTAATGATGTGTTGAGTTTATTGGGCATACCAAAATAATGCGAGTGATAATGTGTGAAGCCGTTCATTTTCTGAatcttatatatacatatatttcataCATGAATAGCTAGGAGGAGagagaattcttattacacaaccggtaggtacttacattgcttacgttttgatacGTCTATgtaggttaaacatccaggtaataagatataccaaaaagtagttactcaagcaactggatatggttttggaaacggtcagacgtttcggatagaatccactatccttcgtcagtgacactaaagtgatctggaagaaacaggtctttaatactaactggagttctgcttctcaccgctgtatgtagccgatgtaggtggcgcttttgcggtgagaaaacagtcccaaacgtggctaatcTTGTATCCCCCTACATCGGCTAcctatagcggtgagaagcagaactccagttagaagctctgacgaaggtgtctgagagacatcgaaacgtaagcaatgtaagtacctactggttgtgtaatacGAATTCTCCCTCagcctatattctaccaacctaatgaaaatATTTTCGGATGAATAGCtagcatttctttttttttctgtcctggttagtactgtaaatgcatttaatttcgcgggagcGGGAAAAGGGttcttttcgcggtggtttcaatttcgcggtagcaccatgtactgtagtctcttactgccatggaaaaatgttcgcggtggttttaatttcgcggtgaagtgtccaccgtaaaaccgcgaacataaatccatcgcgaatatttctgcatttacagtatcacatcCTGGTGATTGTTGCTGACGGCCAAGTCACCAGCGAGCACGCCACCCGTAATGCCATCGCCGAGGCGTCCAAGTACGCCCTGTCCATCCTCctggtgggggtgggggatgGACCATGGGACACCATGCAGGACTTTGATGACAAACTTCCCAGCAGGCTGTTTGATAACTTCCAGTTCGTTGATTTTCACCAAGCCCGTGCGACCGCTAAGAACCCCGACACGGCGTTCGCTGTCCAGGCACTGATGGAGATCCCTGATCAGTTCAAGGCAATCAGGCAGCTGGGATATCTGGACAGCTAGAGATGGGCCTTAGCTCagcactaggggtgggtaccgctTCAGaatattcaggtccaggtccggttcaggtctagaggatcaggtccggacctgaacctggacctgattcagtatgtgaaaacttgtgaacggacagtactcaaaacaatggtccatttcgctacaaagaaatctgttttacGGAGAATTTGACTACCACTGGcgtttaaaatcctacaaggcctCTGTTCGATTGACTgcaaaaattggtagaaatggctACAAACTACGTATActatacttcactcttgttattttcttcgacagGTAATGCCTCAAAAcgcgtgaatgcctgatcatataatctgttcattttccaatcggaccaacatccggtccaccaaatgttttcaggtccggtttttcaaGACCGGTCCGATAcgaaaactggttttgtaccggtacaccgtaccgatacccacccctactcaaCACTGCTGCTGGCAAACATGCATGTACTTCAGTACATTCTACCCATCAATACATTTCAaaaatataatgacaatgacaatgacaatgaagtttattgcatactCATGCCccgttggggctaaatgcagtcagtttggtacaaaaggtagtaaacgcaaagttatacaatttcacatactatagtttatatgcatcttctctcttcctaaaacatttgtagatgaacttacagagattttctagtatatcgtggtcagatgatgacatgagatatttgaacatatcttccttcgtcatgtgtgcatatttctgatctacatgtgtagcattaagaaatgtattgcgcagatcattgtacagtgaacactctaggacaaagtgtatttcgttttctacatacatgtgattcttatcgcaaaatatacatagtctatcattaGGAGGAGTTTGGTTGTATCTACCGGCTTCAATTTCCaatgggtgatcgctgatccttagtttagtcatggctgggcgatagctaaaatttgttatgtccaggtatttttctctttcatacaattgcttaaattttctgtaggttcttagcttatttccttggttttccttcgtgccaggagagttaagatctgagtaaaagttttgaagaaaggtgTCTTTTAGTCTTTGTTTTACTTCAGACTGAGCGAATGAAGTGTTGTGATCACTGTTTAGCAAAAGGTAGGCAAAAccagactcctccaggattttactaacattggataaTGTTATAATAATGTGCTCTCAACTTTGTgacaaagtaaaataaaattatGGTGTTCTGTATTGTACAACTCagattgaaacaatttttattcaaatttgaaaatgttgtgaCAATTTCGTACAATACAGAATATTTGAATAATTTTGTGCatatttgcaaaaataaaaagaagaCAGCTCTGAAGTTATGAACAAACTTTGATGAATTGAACAGAACTGGCCTTGATgttataaatatagaatacaacacggtgtattccgtatcacccgaggtacaagcccgaccgcgggaagaaTCACCCGAAGGCCGTCGGTCGATCCTttccgcggtcgggctggtaccttgggtgatacggaatacaccgtgttgtattatattctgtatgtacagAGAACACTCTATAACAAAGcgcatttcattttctatacatctgTAATTCGtattacaaaacatacatattctatcgtcaggaggagttcgggtgtatctGTCCGCTTTAATTTGCagtgggtgatcgctgatccttcgtttagtcatggctcggcgatagctcAACTTTGttagatatatatatgtatttttcactTTCATAcgtaagcttgaattttctgtactagaTTTTTAACTTATTACCTTGGGTTTCCTTTATGACAGGAGAGTTAATTTCGgtgtaaaaattttgaacaaagttgtaCGCAATAACTAGATTTCCTTGcctgtacatatatacatctaCCAGTAGTATAATTATTTTGCTGCAGGTAGGAAATCGGTGGTCTTTTTATCTCTTACGTGCCTCAAGCTCTCCCTAATCAAAGTTAAGAGGCAGAAAAAAGATTGAAAGCATTGCCTTGCATCTTCGTGAACagtatctatatatacataGTTGTATACTTACAAGTAACAGATCAAGGCCTTCCGGTCCATCGTGCTGTTAATCATTAATAATGTTGTCATGGGAACAGCCTGCGCAAGGCTCGTTCACTGTAGCAACCCCCCAGGAAGCTCATTAAACAAGCCCCCTCTTCACAAATATATCATATTCTCTATTACCACGCAAAGGTCATTTCGCCGCATGCATTCAGTTCACACCCGGCTTTTAAGCTTCAACATCGGGTCCTCCAGCTGCTTCATGAATTGGGTACATCTTCCACGACCGCTCTCTTCAACGTGAGTGTTCGTTATCTTATCCTGACGGCTTCTGCCCATTCTGTCTCTTCTTTTCAACGCCATCCGCGTCAGACAAGTCCTCTGTACAAACAAGCGGATTTCCCTGGCTGTACAATCGGCTCAGACACGGTCAACGACAGCTTTGTCGAACTGTTGGACAACAACCAGTGAGTGTTCGTTATCTTATATCCTGACGGCTTCGGCCCAGTCTGTATCTTCGTATTAACGACATCCGCGTCAGACAAGTCTTCAATACAAACTAAAGGATTTTGATTCGTTTCCTTGGCTGTACAATCGGCTCAGACATGGTCAACGGTAGCTTTGGCGAACTGTTGGACAACAATCAGTGAGTGTTCATTATCTTATATTCTGGCGGCTTCGGCCCAGTTTGTACCTTTTTATCAACGCCATCCGCGTCAGACAAGTCCTTTGTACAAACAAATGGATTTCCCTGGCTTTACAATCGGCTCAGACATGGTCAACGACAGCTTTGGCGAATTGTTGGACAAAAATCAGTGAGTGTTCGTTATCTTATGTCCTGACGGCTTCTGCCCAGTCTGTATCTTCTTATCATCCGCGTCCGACAAGTTTTCGGTACAAACAAGAGGATTCTGAGTCGTTTTCTTGGCTGTAAAATCGACTTAGACATGGTCAACGACAGCTTTGGCAAACTGTTGGACAAAAATCAGTCATCTGTTCCCGAATTTGACGGGTTGATTCCCTGCTATCGGTGGTACGTACAGAACCAAACTGTGCCGTACGAACAAGCTCACGAAGCCTGTTCTGTGTATGATTTTGTTGAGATGGGGACAGGGATAGACATAATCTTTTGGCTGACAGGGATCTTCATAATCACCAGTAATCTTATGGTCCTCTTGGGAATGATCGCAACACGGAAGCGCCTAAAACCAATTTGCTTCTTCTTAGCAAATCTGGCAATGTCGGACCTGTTGAGTGGGGTTGCACTTCTGTATCGCACCGAAGGCGATGTGTTTCACAGTGTGAAGTACGGCTTTATGATGACTTTTGTTGATTTAATGACATTCACGCAGATGATTTCGGCATCAGCTCTATCCATATTGTCTGTGAACGGTTGCCTCGCAGTATGCCATCCCATATTCTTCCGCGCCCATGCCGGCAGTATCAAACGCCTAACGTACTTTGCTATGGGTTTTTCGTGGATTGGTTTTGCCCTCCTTGCCTTTTCTCCCAGTATGGGTTGGAACTGTTTAGACATGCAAACTTTGATCACTGGAAAGTGCATCAAATATTACCCCATGGTATTCTTTATCATGACAATATCCATAATGTTTGTCCTTGGTAGCAtcatgctgttcacaaacatcGTTGTGTACATAGTTATCAAACGGAAACAGAAAAACAGACCTGATCAGTCAAACACACCCCAAATCCCCAAGAGGAATGATCCTAGACAGAACAGTAAGAGTGTTGATCAGGAAACGAGTAGgaaatttgaagaaagtgtACAGAGGGCAAAAACAACAATGCTACATATTGTGGTAGTGTTCATCTTCTGGCTGATAACATTTATGGTCATCCCCATATGTAATGCCTATAGAGACATGTGCCCTCGTATGAATGTTGTAGTCGCAGCAGTATGTTTGAGCTCAGCTTTCAACCCGATTGCAACTGTCATGCGTACACCTCCATTGAGAAGGGCACTCCGGCAAAAACTGAGCGATGTCTACCGGATGTTTGCAACCGTGGTACGGGAAAATCCACAAGACGAGCAACTGgaacttgaaaatgttgcaCGCCTTCAAGATGGCACCACCACACAAGCACAAGAAGTCTCGCACCTTTGAGAAGAATATATTCAAtgctttattgcaaattcaagtccatggggctaattgcaagtgaagaaagactagatacatgaaatgaatgaatgtggtctaaatacatgtagataatctaaattctaacatacaaatattaagtgctGAATGTACATACgatacagaatagggtactaaaTCTACGTTACGATTACGAAGTTTGACTTcttgaagacagttgaaaatgaaatgctcCATGTATTCTATGATAGATTGATTCGATGATCTTAGTtggaagagaatcttttgtggcgttttcAACAACGTAAATGTTCGTGTGATTTCGGTCACTCTTTCAAATAGTCTTTCAGCATCGAATTGGGgacattcacaaataaaatgtgtttcattttccactgcattcgttGTTCACTGattacaaattctttcttgaaCAGGTAGCTTTATCTAATTTTTGTATAGTCTGTTGTGACAGAGAACTGGTGTTTAGTCCATGACGACCCAAAGATGTTCTTCTTAGAAGACGGGTGAGTCTATTTTGCATTTATAGATATGCATTCAAAAGCACGGATAAACTTTTCACACAATGTCAACGTGTATTATCAACCGTTGTAATGCATCTTTGGTAGTCTCAAATCAGTGTAATGTATATAAAGCTGTCTGTACTTTTGACGTATTAAAACATTTCAAGTCTGTAAAAAACTTTGTCAGCTTTTTGTGCAGCTCAGATTACGAAATATAGGCAACGACTTGAGAATTTCTGACAATTTCCTGACAATCAAAGGTTAAGAATATGCTGTGTATTACTCATAAAATCCTATACTACTGTTAGACTTTACTATTAGCCAACTTCATATTaagaaactggaaaaaaaatgcaacatcgctaattagaaaaaaacagttgaGAATATGGAGTCACTAACTCATAATGGTTGTATGGAAATGTCACCGATATGTAAATCAGTGACATTTACATAAGACCAATATAAGTTAGTGACTCCGTACATAAAAGCTCCTTTCCCTCTCACAAGCCAGTTACAAATTTGAAGAAATTGAATGCATAAAGTATTGTTACATTGTAGCAAGTTACATACCAAAATGTACAGTCTAAAATATGGCATAATTCACCTAGAATAGCTTGTAATGTAGGCTTCCCCTATGGTAGAATTGATTAAAAGTTGTGAATTCCTTCAGTCTATTTTACCAATCAATTTCACCTAATCTGTATTTTCCCTGGTAGAATAAAAGATTGTCTTAGTAGAATTTCAACCTCcgtaggggagattggaattcaaATATCTTCTAGGAGAATTCCAGATTCcgctaggagagattggaactcCAGTTATCTTTATCTAGGGAAGATGGGAATTGCAATCTTCCCTCGGGGAATTCCGAATTCAAACAAAACTTGTACTAGAACATGCATGCCGCAGAGAAATAGCAACTCTCTTCTCAATCAATCGATAATTGGCACATTTCTTATTCACATAGCCATGTTGACACGTACAGGTTCATATCTTTGTGGACCCATGACAGGTGAGGATCGTCTTGTCAGGTCTTTTGATGATCGGTCATTTCTCTGTACCCACACGTATAACCAACAAAACAACTGCGGAAAATATCAACATGTGTAGCGTATAAGTTAGCTTTCATGGTAAGCAGATGGTAAATGTGTCGATTGGAAATTTTTAGTTACTGCCTTGAACTATCTAGTGCAGAAAAACAAATCTAAACATAAGAGCAAGAGATTTCACGGATCAGCGACTTTGCTAAATTTGATAGCCATCAATCTCATAAATGGCACTATTCAATCATCATTATCTTTGGTACTGCTGAGCCCACAGAAAAGCGGATTATTAGTAGCTGCGCAAAGTGTTAGGACTAGTGCAAACAGAGGGTAAGAACGGGGAAAGACGTAGACATGTGCAAAAGGACGGGACAGGTGAAGTTTATTAGAGTATCATACAcctatttacatatgtacaaagGACAGGGGACAACTCAATACAGCGGAGCCCGTCCCAGCTCAGCTTTGAATTGTGAGAGGAACTCCGCCACACAAGGCTCACGTTCATTCCACTCTCTCGTTTTCctacgagggaagaacgagagcctgtaATGGTCTGTAATAGTTGTTCTTACTCGCGATGGTCTGCAGCTTAAAAGCATGATTTGTGCGGTGGGAGCATCGAGCTGCTGGGACAAGACAAGAGGTGTGGGGAACAGAGATGGTATTATGCACGATTTTGAACATGGCATTCAGCCTGGTCGCAGAGTACTGTAATAcattgtttgtaaaatgtagaaTCTATCAGCGACTTACCTTTGCAGTTAGCATGTTACTCCCTTTCTCCTTGTTGTTCTGGTATCAGATAGGGGTGAGAAAATAAATGGTAAATTTCTCAAAGGTAATTGTACTTCAGTGCAAACGATATGACAGTGAATTGGTGAATACAGAGGAAAAAGGATGATTTTTTTACTTATCTCTTTTAATGTATAGTTGTGTGTTTTCAGCTTCTTAATGTAACCTACCGACATCTGGGAATTTGGTCCTAAAACCATCCACGACGCTCTGTAGCTCAGCCTCTGACAGAGCCTCCATCAGTACCTCCATGGTAGCGGCGTCTCCTTCCCGCTTCTGCCACTCACACAGCAGGTCAAAGCAACAGGACTTGTCGTCGGGGTTTCGGCGGGCGATGTTTCTGATGTCAGCCCACTTAAACCCAAGGTGAATAGCCAGATCTCCCCAGTCCGTGCTCACTTCTTCCTTGACGAAGTAGAAGTACTTCT includes the following:
- the LOC118427044 gene encoding copine family protein 1-like; amino-acid sequence: MKQNSSSQAIKYVFVAVIAILGETLSHFDDDGLIPAFGFGDASTSDKRVFPFKEFGCCDGFTDVLQCYNLITPRVKLSGPTNFAPLIYQAIDIVKQTKAYHILVIVADGQVTSEHATRNAIAEASKYALSILLVGVGDGPWDTMQDFDDKLPSRLFDNFQFVDFHQARATAKNPDTAFAVQALMEIPDQFKAIRQLGYLDS